In the genome of Nitrospira japonica, one region contains:
- a CDS encoding GNAT family N-acetyltransferase, protein MPLNASIVRADQADAADVAKMVGELLSEIMSTIGEAVFEFDRAGTELRTREWLADRSYAIFLARSSEVGHPMGFVTVYESYGLYAGGRFGTIPEFYVRAGYRSRGIGAELLSEVKRYGEARRWTRLEVTTPPLPQFDRTMKFYTSRGFQLSGGRKLKVDLS, encoded by the coding sequence ATGCCGTTGAACGCATCTATTGTGCGAGCAGATCAGGCTGATGCGGCAGACGTCGCCAAGATGGTGGGCGAATTGCTGAGTGAAATCATGTCCACGATCGGCGAGGCCGTGTTTGAATTCGATCGAGCGGGGACGGAACTTCGCACACGAGAGTGGTTGGCTGACCGGTCCTATGCGATCTTCCTGGCGCGGAGTTCCGAGGTCGGTCACCCGATGGGATTTGTGACTGTTTATGAGAGCTACGGACTTTATGCGGGAGGACGGTTCGGAACGATCCCTGAATTCTATGTGCGCGCGGGCTATCGTTCACGGGGAATAGGCGCGGAGCTCCTGAGCGAGGTCAAACGCTATGGCGAAGCAAGGAGATGGACCAGGCTCGAAGTGACCACGCCTCCGCTGCCGCAGTTTGACCGGACGATGAAATTCTATACGAGCCGGGGATTTCAGCTGTCAGGGGGAAGAAAGCTCAAGGTCGACCTGTCGTGA